The Saccharopolyspora gloriosae genome has a segment encoding these proteins:
- the coaBC gene encoding bifunctional phosphopantothenoylcysteine decarboxylase/phosphopantothenate--cysteine ligase CoaBC: protein MTQQPSGDRPRVVLGVSGGIAAYKACDVLRRLTESGHDVRVVPTEAALNFVGSATFEALSGHPVRTGVFTDVDQVQHVRLGQEAELVVVAPATADLLARAAHGQADDLLTSTLLTARCPVLMVPAMHTEMWEHPATRQNVATLRARGVVVAEPASGRLTGKDTGKGRLPDPVEIVDLGRLLLSSAAALPRDLEGRRVVISAGGTREPLDPVRYLGNRSSGRQGYALARVAAHRGAEVTLISAHTADLVEPAGVRVVHVGTAEQLRDSVLAESEGADAVVMAAAVADFRPVDLAEHKIKKVDADPAPVKLTRNPDILAELVERRRDGRLGVGLIVGFAAETGDPETPVLDHGRRKLARKGCDLLVVNTVGDGKAFEMEDNAGWLLSTDGTETPLPHGAKSLLSARLWDAVARRLVQG from the coding sequence GTGACACAGCAACCTTCCGGGGATCGCCCGCGGGTCGTGCTGGGCGTCAGCGGCGGCATCGCGGCCTACAAGGCGTGTGATGTGCTGCGGCGGCTGACCGAATCCGGCCACGACGTGCGGGTGGTGCCCACCGAGGCGGCGTTGAACTTCGTCGGCTCCGCCACCTTCGAGGCGTTGTCCGGCCATCCGGTGCGCACCGGGGTGTTCACCGACGTCGACCAGGTGCAGCACGTGCGGCTCGGCCAGGAGGCCGAGCTGGTCGTGGTCGCGCCGGCCACCGCGGACCTGCTCGCGCGCGCCGCGCACGGCCAAGCCGACGATCTGCTCACCTCGACGCTGCTCACGGCGCGTTGTCCGGTGCTGATGGTGCCCGCGATGCACACCGAGATGTGGGAGCACCCGGCGACGCGGCAGAACGTGGCAACGCTGCGCGCCAGGGGAGTGGTCGTCGCGGAACCGGCCAGCGGCAGGCTCACCGGCAAGGACACCGGCAAGGGCCGACTGCCGGATCCGGTGGAGATCGTGGATCTGGGCCGGTTGCTGCTGTCCTCGGCGGCGGCGCTGCCGAGGGACCTGGAAGGCCGTCGTGTGGTGATCTCCGCGGGCGGTACGCGGGAGCCGCTGGATCCGGTGCGATACCTGGGGAATCGTTCGTCGGGGCGGCAGGGCTACGCGCTGGCGCGGGTCGCCGCGCACCGGGGCGCCGAGGTCACGTTGATCTCCGCGCACACCGCGGACCTGGTGGAACCGGCCGGAGTCCGGGTGGTGCACGTGGGCACCGCCGAGCAGTTGCGGGACTCGGTGCTGGCGGAGTCGGAAGGTGCCGACGCGGTGGTGATGGCCGCCGCGGTCGCCGACTTCCGGCCGGTGGACCTCGCCGAACACAAGATCAAGAAGGTGGACGCCGATCCGGCGCCGGTGAAGCTGACCCGGAACCCGGACATCCTCGCCGAGCTCGTCGAGCGCCGCCGCGACGGCAGGCTCGGGGTCGGCCTGATCGTCGGATTCGCCGCCGAGACCGGCGACCCCGAGACCCCGGTGCTCGACCACGGGCGCCGCAAACTCGCCCGCAAGGGCTGCGACCTGCTGGTGGTGAACACCGTCGGCGACGGCAAGGCCTTCGAGATGGAGGACAACGCGGGCTGGCTGCTGTCCACCGACGGCACCGAAACCCCATTGCCGCACGGCGCGAAGTCCCTGCTCTCGGCCCGGTTGTGGGATGCTGTGGCGCGGCGGCTCGTGCAGGGCTGA
- the rpoZ gene encoding DNA-directed RNA polymerase subunit omega translates to MTSPEGITNPPIDDLLEQVSSKYALAIYAAKRARQINDYYAQLGEGLLEYVGPLVEPGPREKPLSIALREIHSGMLEHTEGE, encoded by the coding sequence CTGACCTCGCCGGAGGGCATCACCAACCCGCCGATCGACGACCTGCTGGAGCAGGTCAGCTCGAAGTACGCGCTGGCGATCTACGCGGCCAAGCGCGCCCGGCAGATCAACGACTACTACGCCCAGCTCGGCGAAGGCCTGCTGGAGTACGTCGGCCCGCTGGTGGAGCCGGGGCCGCGGGAGAAGCCGCTGTCGATCGCGCTGCGCGAGATCCACTCCGGCATGCTCGAGCACACCGAAGGCGAGTGA
- the gmk gene encoding guanylate kinase: MIDTRTGVEPGSVRQDGPRLTVVSGPSGVGKSSVLDELRKQAPEIYFSVSVTTRRPRAGEVDGAHYHFVGIAEFERMVAEGELLEHARYAGNYYGTPRGPVERALAAGHDAVLEIELQGARQVRVSMPEARLVMLLPPSWEELVQRLTGRGTEDPEVVEARLQTARDELAAEPEFDDTVVNADVRSATSELIRLVTGRRV, from the coding sequence GTGATCGACACCCGTACCGGTGTCGAGCCGGGGTCGGTCCGTCAGGACGGGCCCCGGCTCACCGTCGTTTCCGGTCCTTCAGGCGTCGGTAAATCCAGCGTGCTGGACGAACTGCGCAAGCAGGCGCCGGAGATCTACTTCAGCGTTTCGGTGACCACCAGGCGCCCGCGCGCGGGCGAGGTGGACGGCGCGCACTACCACTTCGTCGGCATCGCCGAGTTCGAGCGGATGGTCGCCGAGGGCGAACTGCTCGAGCACGCCCGGTACGCCGGCAACTACTACGGCACGCCCCGCGGTCCCGTCGAGCGCGCGCTGGCCGCCGGCCACGACGCCGTGCTGGAGATCGAACTGCAAGGCGCCCGGCAGGTGCGCGTCTCGATGCCCGAGGCGCGGCTCGTGATGCTGCTGCCGCCCTCTTGGGAGGAGCTCGTGCAGCGGCTCACCGGACGCGGCACCGAAGATCCCGAGGTGGTCGAGGCCCGGTTGCAGACCGCGCGGGATGAGCTCGCCGCCGAACCGGAGTTCGACGACACCGTGGTCAACGCCGATGTGCGGTCCGCGACCAGCGAATTGATACGATTGGTGACCGGTCGCCGGGTCTGA
- the mihF gene encoding integration host factor, actinobacterial type, with the protein MALPQLTEEQRAAALEKAAAARRARAELKERLKRGGTSLAEVLDTADNDEVLGKMKVSALLEALPGVGKVRAQQIMERLEIANSRRLRGLGERQRKALLTEFAAE; encoded by the coding sequence GTGGCCCTTCCCCAGCTGACCGAGGAGCAGCGGGCAGCAGCTTTGGAAAAGGCGGCTGCCGCCCGTCGCGCCCGAGCCGAGCTCAAAGAGCGCCTCAAGCGCGGTGGAACCAGCCTGGCAGAGGTCCTGGACACCGCCGACAACGACGAGGTCTTGGGCAAGATGAAGGTGTCCGCGCTGCTTGAGGCCCTTCCCGGCGTGGGCAAGGTCCGCGCTCAGCAGATCATGGAGCGGCTGGAGATCGCTAACAGCCGCCGGCTCCGCGGGCTGGGTGAGCGTCAGCGCAAGGCGCTGCTCACCGAGTTCGCCGCCGAGTGA